A part of Aegilops tauschii subsp. strangulata cultivar AL8/78 chromosome 2, Aet v6.0, whole genome shotgun sequence genomic DNA contains:
- the LOC109760182 gene encoding cationic peroxidase SPC4: protein MAMASSSNGAGTVVLAFVTVAVLVSPALSAPLDGAGFHSATCPQLESIVLSSVQAALQREVALAAGLLRIFFHDCFPQGCDASVYLKGSGTEQAMLPNATLQPRALQLVEDIRAKVHAACGATVSCADISALATRDAVVLSGGPNYTVPQGQFDSLAPASQNAVNALPSPATFSVSALARAFSAKGLRDLADLVALSGAHTVGRTGCQFFRDRAQRMDDAFSRRLAANCSAAPSRLQNLDVVTPDLFDNGYYKALVNSQGVFTSDMALIKDRTTAPIVRQFAQSKDAFFAQFAKSMAKLAAAPRPGGNVGEIRRSCFSPNAPRAIDTVVDAGDEEGFAASV, encoded by the coding sequence ATGGCGATGGCGAGCAGCAGCAACGGTGCCGGCACGGTGGTTCTGGCCTTCGTGACCGTCGCCGTGCTGGTCTCCCCGGCCCTGTCCGCCCCTCTGGACGGCGCCGGCTTCCACTCGGCGACGTGCCCGCAGCTGGAGAGCATCGTGCTGTCCTCCGTGCAGGCGGCGCTCCAGCGCGAGGTGGCGctcgccgccggcctcctccgcaTCTTCTTCCACGACTGCTTTCCGCAGGGCTGCGACGCGTCCGTGTACCTCAAGGGCAGCGGCACGGAGCAGGCCATGCTGCCCAACGCCACGCTGCAGCCGCGGGCGCTGCAGCTGGTCGAGGACATCCGCGCCAAGGTGCACGCGGCGTGCGGCGCCACCGTGTCCTGCGCAGACATCTCGGCGCTCGCCACCCGCGACGCCGTCGTGCTCTCCGGCGGGCCCAACTACACCGTGCCCCAGGGCCAGTTCGACAGCCTCGCCCCGGCGTCACAGAACGCCGTCAACGCCCTCCCGTCGCCGGCCACCTTCAGCGTCTCCGCCCTCGCGCGCGCTTTCAGCGCCAAGGGCCTCCGCGACCTGGCCGACCTGGTGGCGCTCTCCGGCGCCCACACCGTCGGCAGGACGGGCTGCCAGTTCTTCCGCGACCGGGCTCAGCGCATGGACGACGCCTTCTCCCGGAGGCTGGCGGCCAACTGCAGCGCGGCCCCGAGCCGGCTGCAGAACCTGGACGTGGTGACGCCGGATCTGTTCGACAACGGCTACTACAAGGCGCTGGTGAACAGCCAGGGCGTGTTCACCTCCGACATGGCGCTCATCAAGGACCGCACCACGGCACCCATCGTCAGGCAGTTCGCGCAGAGCAAGGACGCCTTCTTCGCGCAGTTCGCCAAGTCCATGGCCAAGCTCGCCGCCGCGCCGAGGCCCGGCGGGAACGTGGGCGAGATCCGCCGCAGCTGCTTCAGCCCCAACGCCCCGCGCGCCATCGACACCGTCGTCGACGCCGGTGACGAGGAGGGATTCGCTGCTTCTGTCTGA